In one window of Henckelia pumila isolate YLH828 chromosome 1, ASM3356847v2, whole genome shotgun sequence DNA:
- the LOC140886938 gene encoding acetolactate synthase small subunit 1, chloroplastic-like isoform X2 translates to MAAVSAHSTQLRSSAVPNDPIPKSNSINLSYVKSSIRQRRFAVCALSANDDHKQHSDAVLSVSDTPTATNSTSRPRRGYNIESLAVGLNKDKALFTVVVSGTEKVLQQVMEQLQKLVNVLKVEDISKVPQVERELMLIKINSDPKYRAEVMWLVDIFRAKIVDISDHALTIEVTGDPGKMVAVERNLRNFGIIEIARTGKIALRRENMGESAPFWRFSAASYPDLEDARQVDTVLKTIEKIPNVESDTSVKGDVYPVDASGDFFVNQVLDAHWGVLNDEDTSGLRSHTLSMLVNDVPGVLNNVTGVFSRRGYNIQSLAVGHAEVEGISRITTVVPGTDESICKLVQQLYKLVDVHEVRDITHLPFAERELMLIKIAVNATARRTVLDIASIFRAKAVDVSDHTITLELTGDLDKMVALQRLLEPYGICEVARTGRVALVRESGVDSKYLRGYSYPV, encoded by the exons ATGGCGGCCGTGTCAGCACATTCGACCCAACTACGTTCATCCGCGGTGCCGAATGATCCCATTCCCAAAAGCAACAGCATCAATTTAAGCTATGTGAAATCCTCAATTCGCCAAAGGAGATTCGCAGTGTGTGCTCTGAGTGCAAATGACGATCATAAGCAGCACAGCGACGCCGTTCTCTCCGTTTCGGATACTCCCACTGCCACCAATTCCACCTCCAGACCAAG GAGAGGATACAATATCGAATCCCTTGCAGTTGGGCTAAACAAGGACAAGGCTCTCTTCACAGTAGTAGTATCTGGGACTGAAAAGGTTCTACAACAAGTTATGGAACAACTTCAAAAGCTCGTGAATGTATTGAAG GTTGAAGATATCTCAAAGGTACCCCAAGTGGAACGGGAATTGATGCTGATTAAAATCAACTCGGATCCAAAATATCGAGCAGAG GTCATGTGGTTGGTGGACATATTCAGGGCAAAAATTGTGGACATCTCGGATCATGCATTGACGATTGAG GTAACTGGAGATCCTGGGAAGATGGTCGCTGTCGAAAGAAACCTGAGAAACTTTGGAATAATAGAGATTGCCAGGACAGGAAAG ATTGCCTTGAGAAGAGAAAATATGGGGGAATCTGCTCCTTTTTGGAGGTTCTCTGCCGCTTCGTATCCAGATCTCGAAGATGCAAGGCAAGTTGATACTGTTTTGAAGACTATAGAGAAAATTCCAAACGTAGAATCCGATACATCTGTAAAG GGAGATGTTTACCCTGTGGATGCTTCTGGTGACTTTTTTGTCAATCAAGTACTTGATGCTCATTGGGGAGTACTGAATGATGAAGAT ACTAGTGGGCTTCGCTCACACACTCTCTCCATGCTCGTCAATGATGTTCCTGGAGTTCTTAACAATGTTACAGGGGTTTTTTCCCGAAGAGGATATAATATTCAG AGTTTAGCTGTTGGTCATGCTGAAGTTGAGGGGATATCTCGCATTACCACTGTTGTTCCTGGTACAGACGAGTCAATTTGCAAGTTGGTACAACAACTTTATAAATTAGTAGATGTACACGAG GTTCGAGATATCACACATTTGCCTTTTGCTGAACGAGAATTGATGTTGATAAAGATTGCGGTGAATGCTACTGCTCGACGTACTGTTCTTGACATCGCTAGTATATTTAGAGCCAAAGCTGTTGATGTCTCTGATCACACTATAACCCTCGAG CTCACTGGAGATCTTGACAAGATGGTTGCCTTGCAAAGATTGTTGGAGCCATATGGAATTTGCGAG GTGGCTCGAACCGGTCGAGTGGCACTGGTACGGGAGTCCGGGGTCGATTCAAAGTATCTCCGAGGATACTCTTACCCAGTGTAA
- the LOC140886938 gene encoding acetolactate synthase small subunit 1, chloroplastic-like isoform X1, with amino-acid sequence MAAVSAHSTQLRSSAVPNDPIPKSNSINLSYVKSSIRQRRFAVCALSANDDHKQHSDAVLSVSDTPTATNSTSRPRVKRHTISVFVGDESGMINRIAGVFARRGYNIESLAVGLNKDKALFTVVVSGTEKVLQQVMEQLQKLVNVLKVEDISKVPQVERELMLIKINSDPKYRAEVMWLVDIFRAKIVDISDHALTIEVTGDPGKMVAVERNLRNFGIIEIARTGKIALRRENMGESAPFWRFSAASYPDLEDARQVDTVLKTIEKIPNVESDTSVKGDVYPVDASGDFFVNQVLDAHWGVLNDEDTSGLRSHTLSMLVNDVPGVLNNVTGVFSRRGYNIQSLAVGHAEVEGISRITTVVPGTDESICKLVQQLYKLVDVHEVRDITHLPFAERELMLIKIAVNATARRTVLDIASIFRAKAVDVSDHTITLELTGDLDKMVALQRLLEPYGICEVARTGRVALVRESGVDSKYLRGYSYPV; translated from the exons ATGGCGGCCGTGTCAGCACATTCGACCCAACTACGTTCATCCGCGGTGCCGAATGATCCCATTCCCAAAAGCAACAGCATCAATTTAAGCTATGTGAAATCCTCAATTCGCCAAAGGAGATTCGCAGTGTGTGCTCTGAGTGCAAATGACGATCATAAGCAGCACAGCGACGCCGTTCTCTCCGTTTCGGATACTCCCACTGCCACCAATTCCACCTCCAGACCAAG GGTAAAACGTCACACAATTTCAGTGTTTGTTGGTGATGAAAGTGGAATGATCAATCGTATTGCTGGAGTTTTTGCTAGGAGAGGATACAATATCGAATCCCTTGCAGTTGGGCTAAACAAGGACAAGGCTCTCTTCACAGTAGTAGTATCTGGGACTGAAAAGGTTCTACAACAAGTTATGGAACAACTTCAAAAGCTCGTGAATGTATTGAAG GTTGAAGATATCTCAAAGGTACCCCAAGTGGAACGGGAATTGATGCTGATTAAAATCAACTCGGATCCAAAATATCGAGCAGAG GTCATGTGGTTGGTGGACATATTCAGGGCAAAAATTGTGGACATCTCGGATCATGCATTGACGATTGAG GTAACTGGAGATCCTGGGAAGATGGTCGCTGTCGAAAGAAACCTGAGAAACTTTGGAATAATAGAGATTGCCAGGACAGGAAAG ATTGCCTTGAGAAGAGAAAATATGGGGGAATCTGCTCCTTTTTGGAGGTTCTCTGCCGCTTCGTATCCAGATCTCGAAGATGCAAGGCAAGTTGATACTGTTTTGAAGACTATAGAGAAAATTCCAAACGTAGAATCCGATACATCTGTAAAG GGAGATGTTTACCCTGTGGATGCTTCTGGTGACTTTTTTGTCAATCAAGTACTTGATGCTCATTGGGGAGTACTGAATGATGAAGAT ACTAGTGGGCTTCGCTCACACACTCTCTCCATGCTCGTCAATGATGTTCCTGGAGTTCTTAACAATGTTACAGGGGTTTTTTCCCGAAGAGGATATAATATTCAG AGTTTAGCTGTTGGTCATGCTGAAGTTGAGGGGATATCTCGCATTACCACTGTTGTTCCTGGTACAGACGAGTCAATTTGCAAGTTGGTACAACAACTTTATAAATTAGTAGATGTACACGAG GTTCGAGATATCACACATTTGCCTTTTGCTGAACGAGAATTGATGTTGATAAAGATTGCGGTGAATGCTACTGCTCGACGTACTGTTCTTGACATCGCTAGTATATTTAGAGCCAAAGCTGTTGATGTCTCTGATCACACTATAACCCTCGAG CTCACTGGAGATCTTGACAAGATGGTTGCCTTGCAAAGATTGTTGGAGCCATATGGAATTTGCGAG GTGGCTCGAACCGGTCGAGTGGCACTGGTACGGGAGTCCGGGGTCGATTCAAAGTATCTCCGAGGATACTCTTACCCAGTGTAA